The genomic region atccggtccggttttggaccggtgagCACCCCTACTTGCTGTCACTAATGCATGGCCATTACGACAACTCGATATTAACAATGCCTTTCTTCAAGGCACACTAACTGACGATGTCTACATGTCCCAACCTCATGGCTTTGTCGACATATCTCAACCCGACTCTGTTTGCAAACTAAACAAGGCAATCTATGGCTTAAAACAAGCTCCTCGAGCTTGGTACACCGAACTCAAATCTTACCTTATCAACTTTGGCTTTAAATAATCTATTTCGGATTCATCGCTATTTCTTTTACAAACCAAGACGACAAGTCTTTACATGCTTGTCTACGTTGACGACATAATAATCACGGGACCTAATCCTCACCAATTACAACAATTTATCACTCAACTTTCCAAACGATTTTCTCTAAAAGACCTAGGCCCACTCTCCTATTTTCTTGGAATAGAAGTGACACCAAACAACGTTGGTCTTCACCTCAATCAATCAAAATACATACATGACCTATTAGCTAAATACAAAATGTCAGAAGCAAAACCCAATGCTACGCCTATTGCCACTGACCACCATCTTGTCCGTGAAGATCACAAACCCATTCATGATCACTCTGACTACCGAGCAATTGTTGGGAGTCTTCAATACCTTTCTCTCACTAGGCCGGACATTGCCTTTACAGTCAATCGTCTAGCTCAATTCTTGCACCACCCCACTATTACACATTGGACTGCCCTCAAACGCTTGCTACGGTTCTTCAAGGTACCTCCACCCACGGAATTCAACTATATCGTACCTCACCTCTTTGTCTTCATGCATTTTGTGATGCAGACTTTGTTGGTGATAAGGACTCATTCCTCTCTACCTCAGGCTATGTTATATACCTAGGTCGCAATCCTATCTCATGGTCCTCCAAAAAACAACGAGGACTAGCTCTATCCACAACTGAAGCAGAATTTCGCGCTGTCGCTGCAGTCACTGCTGAAACACTATGGCTTCGAAACTTACTTCTTGAACTTGGCATCACCATCACAAAGCCACCTGCTGTTTATTGTGACAACATGTCGGCCACCTTATATGCCAAAAATCCAGTCTTTCACTCAAGAATGAAGCATATGGCCCTATCATTCCACTTCGTTCGTGAACAGCTTCAATTGGGAAATATGCGCATTCAACACATTGCAGGACAGGACCAACTCGCTGATGCACTCACCAAGCCTTTACACAAGACTCGATTCCTTACCCTGCGTGACAAGATTGGCCTTCGACCCCCTAAGTCCATCTTGAGGGGGAGTATTAACAATATTATTTCTACAAATAAAGAGAAGattacacaatcaatcaactccACAAATCAAGCAACACCAATCAGTCAATGATACTCTCAATATTGTAATTATAGACAATATAATGTATAGGCTCCCTTTTCTATCCTTATTTAGACTAGCATTCATCCTATATATACTTAGAGCTATAGCATTGTAAATTACATTCAGTCAATATACAAATTACATCTTCTTTATAATAAGAACTTATTCAGTGGATAACAAGCGGATTATAATCAATCAACAAGAAGACATCCTGGGTCTACTTAATTTGTATTATCACAAATTGATTGATAAATGAAAGCCAAATTAGACATACCCACCTGAAATTATCACATGGTTTGCCTCCAAACAATGACAACAAAGTATTAGTTAGCATTTAAGTGATATGTCTACATTTTGAAGCTATAAAAGTTGAgcatttcttcaaatttttcacaATCAAACACAACATAACACAACTACATCTTTTCTCTCCTTAATTACAATTACAACTTCTCATATTTCTCTTAAAACCTGCAAAAATGATCAGTACAAAGAAACTCATCAAGATGGCAAAGAAGTGGCAAAGAATAGCAATTGCGAGCAGGAAGAGGGTTTCCTGGCCAAAACCAGTGACTGATGAGGGTCATTTTGTTGTATACACAACTGATGGAACACGCTTCATGATTCCCTTGACGTATCTAAACGCTGATATTTTCAGAGAACTGTTGAGAATGGCAGAGGAAGAATTCGGCATAGATGCTTCCGGGCCAATTACCTTGCCTTGTGATTCAAGTTTGATGGAGTACATCATTTCTATGATCCAAAAGCATGTGGCTAAGGACTTTGAGAATGCATTGATTGCATCTTTGGCGAGCTGTAGATACTCATCATTAGTTGAACATCAACAGCAAAATAATCAACATTTGCTTATTTCTAGTTTCTAAAACATACTAGTATTGTTACTTGAAATCTTTTTGTACAGAACACTAGAACAGATGTAATTTTGCCTTAGAGATCAGATTTAATGAAATTTCTAGTGAATTCATCAGAAACAATTGTTTTGTTAGCTCTTCGCGGAGTATTATTTGCATATTTAGGATGTTAATCGGTTGCAAGAACTTTTATAAAACATGAATCATTAGCTTCAATAAAAAGGATCAGAAAATGAAGTGATGCATTCAACAAGAAATGTCACAAATGCGGCCGCTTTTGATAGGGTAATGCGACCTGGTttataataggaatatttataatagttgggcctcaaccatcaccttaaggttttagttgagttggttcatctatcatggtatcagagccattgtgaccgaaggtcacgggttcaaatcctggcaacctcaaaactcctcaaaaactcgaagtgaaaacccagcacacggtacgggggagccggtgcacaactaaccactcttcaagcccaatgggcatttgagtgagggagcgtaataggaatatttataatagttgaggATGGTTGAATTGGTTCATCTATCAGTTTACGCTGTCATACTATCATACCCATTTTAATGATTCATAACTATTAAATCCAGAATTTGATATGTTAACTTTGATCTTCCAAAAAGTCATAACAAAAAATCACATACCATCTTTCTACAAGATCATAGAAAATCCTGAATATATCCACCTGGTTTTGCTACATTCTACATTTACAGTAGGAGGGAAACAGAAAAATCAGAATCTTGCTCATTAATCGACTATTTAACCTACGAAAGCAGTTAAAGTATAGACCTTTCTCTCAGTAGCGGAGATAGGGTTCTACCTTTGAGGGGATGGATGGGGGGTAATGATGTAAGGCACCAAAGAAAGATAGAGAAATTTTACTAGCTTCGTCACTGCTGCGAACACATCCAACTTCTTCTGTGACAGTAGTTGTACATCTGATATTCATCCAACTTCTAAACCCTCTGAATGACACAGTTGGAAAGTTGATATCACCCAAACTATAACAATAATCATCTGATTAAAATTATGGAAACAATAAAGATTATTCGTGGCTCGAGGAAGGACAAGAAATTATACTGCAAATGCTATATCAATTGATTATGATCAAAATTTTGTTACATCTATACTATTCTGTCATTTACATAAAAGGAGAAGATTAGCCTATCTAGAAACTAACATACTAAAATTGGTTGCATTGAAAGCTCTTGCTGCAAGCACATCGATGATGAAGAGCAACAATCACTCAAGGACAAGATAAACGCCTTCTGGAAATCCTCGGTGGTATGTCTTTGTACCATAGAGATGGCATACTCCATAAAAGTTGAATCACATGGTAATATAATAGGCCCGTCACTCGTTAGCCCAAACTCTTCTTCTGCCATTCTAAACAGCTCCTGAAGAATATCACTTCCGAGATAGGTCAAGGGAATCGTAAACCTTTTGCCATCATTTGCGTAAATGAAGAAGTGACCTTTTTCAGCGACATTTGTTCTCAGCCAAGAAATTCTTCTTCTGCTGGCAGCTGCTAGCTTCTGCCACTTCCTCGCCATTTTTATGAGCTTCTTTGTACTAATCATATTTTGAGTGTATTTACGACTTGAGTTTTAAACTAAAAAATGTAGGATTGTAATAAGAAGTCGATAGGAAGAGCGATTTTAAGTTTGATGAAAGCCTGAGTAGAGGCTAAGGTTTTATAGCATTTCAGCAAAAGACAAGAGACTTGAATGTTTCTTGTATGATACTAACTCTTTGGTGCAAAACCATGTGAATGTAGGTCCAAATAAACTAGACAAAGCTGGTGGAAATGTTTGGTTTCTGGTTGTCCTGAACTGAACATTTGAAAGGAAGTAGTCATCAAACTTCTGAGTCATGTAGGGCAGAGCGCACGATATCAGTATACTATCAATCTGTAAGGTTGGAAGAAGACATCTTGGGTCTAAATGTAAAGCCAAATTAGACATACCCACCTGAAATTTCCACATGGTATTGCCCCCAAACAATGAAAACAAGGTGTTAGTTTACATTTAAGTGATCTGTCTTGAATTTGAGACTATAAAACTTGACCATTTTCTCCAACTTATTCACAATCAAACACAACACAACTTCTTCTTCTTTACAAGTTTCAA from Silene latifolia isolate original U9 population chromosome 3, ASM4854445v1, whole genome shotgun sequence harbors:
- the LOC141649843 gene encoding auxin-responsive protein SAUR66-like, which codes for MISTKKLIKMAKKWQRIAIASRKRVSWPKPVTDEGHFVVYTTDGTRFMIPLTYLNADIFRELLRMAEEEFGIDASGPITLPCDSSLMEYIISMIQKHVAKDFENALIASLASCRYSSLVEHQQQNNQHLLISSF